From the genome of Desulfobaculum xiamenense, one region includes:
- a CDS encoding MBL fold metallo-hydrolase, translating into MSISISILVDNTSLNPTLKHEHGFSCAVGLANGNLWLWDSGATSAFLDNAAIMGVNPVRATGMALSHGHWDHAGGIAPLLRYGFTAPIHAHPEYRRDRYDLEEGKAPRFIGIPELPAGTPTPDMRSLTDGQTLDHGLTAITDIVRTPGLFEAIDGFYRDPQGKEQDHVPDDACLVLDTASGMVLLLGCCHSGVANTLNHLRETRGIDRLHTVVGGTHLMDATQDAIRESANALEAFHVEHVYPAHCSGERGLKGLSELLPGRVHAAGSGLRLEF; encoded by the coding sequence ATGAGCATCTCCATCTCCATTCTCGTAGACAACACCTCGCTTAATCCCACTCTGAAGCACGAACACGGCTTTTCCTGTGCCGTGGGCCTCGCCAACGGCAACCTGTGGCTGTGGGATTCCGGCGCGACCAGCGCTTTTCTGGACAATGCCGCAATCATGGGCGTGAATCCGGTCCGGGCCACGGGCATGGCACTCTCCCACGGTCACTGGGACCACGCGGGGGGCATCGCCCCTCTGCTCCGCTACGGCTTCACCGCGCCCATCCACGCCCATCCAGAATACCGCCGCGACCGCTACGACCTCGAAGAGGGCAAGGCTCCGCGCTTCATCGGCATTCCCGAACTCCCCGCTGGCACCCCCACCCCGGACATGCGCAGCCTGACCGACGGCCAAACGCTGGACCACGGACTAACGGCCATCACCGACATCGTCCGCACTCCCGGATTGTTCGAGGCCATCGACGGCTTCTACCGCGACCCGCAGGGAAAGGAGCAGGACCACGTGCCCGATGACGCCTGTCTCGTTCTCGACACGGCAAGCGGCATGGTGCTGCTGCTGGGCTGCTGCCACAGCGGCGTCGCGAACACGCTGAATCATCTTCGCGAAACGCGCGGCATCGACCGCCTGCATACGGTCGTCGGCGGCACGCACCTCATGGACGCCACGCAGGACGCCATCCGCGAATCCGCAAACGCGCTGGAGGCCTTCCACGTGGAGCATGTCTACCCCGCCCACTGCTCAGGCGAAAGGGGACTCAAGGGACTTTCCGAGCTGCTGCCCGGACGCGTCCACGCCGCTGGCAGCGGCCTGCGGCTCGAATTCTAG
- a CDS encoding UDP-glucose dehydrogenase family protein, with translation MNVCIVGTGYVGLVSAACFAEMGNNVVCVDVNPKVVETLRSGKVHIYEPGLEDMVRRNAAQGRLVFTTSLADGLEKARVVFITVGTPCREDGSCDLRFVHQVAREIGQHMKDPKIVVDKSTVPVGTADQVRAIVAEELAKRGMDIDFDVVSNPEFLKEGDAVNDFMKPDRVVLGTDNAESAEVMRSLYAPFARSREKLIVMGVRSAEMTKYAANCMLATKISFINEISNICEKVGADVRDVRLGIGSDHRIGYHFIYPGVGYGGSCFPKDVKALITTALESGHTPSLLQSVDAVNDAQKFTVARKIENYFADQGGVEGKTLALWGLAFKANTDDIREAPSLVTIRHLTERGMRVKAFDPVAGPNTRKALEGNDLVEIVDEQYAALEGANALAVVTEWNQFRKPDFDRIKATLSAPIVFDGRNLYSPEEMAASGFAYFSVGRQAKKA, from the coding sequence ATGAATGTATGCATAGTCGGTACCGGATATGTCGGTTTGGTGAGCGCCGCGTGTTTCGCCGAGATGGGCAACAACGTGGTGTGCGTCGACGTGAATCCCAAGGTCGTCGAGACGCTGCGTAGCGGCAAGGTTCACATCTACGAGCCGGGCCTTGAGGATATGGTCCGCCGCAACGCCGCGCAGGGGCGGCTTGTGTTCACCACCAGCCTTGCCGACGGTCTGGAGAAGGCGCGTGTCGTGTTCATTACCGTGGGCACTCCCTGCCGCGAGGACGGAAGCTGCGATTTGCGCTTCGTGCATCAGGTTGCGCGCGAGATCGGCCAGCACATGAAGGACCCCAAGATCGTCGTGGACAAGTCCACCGTTCCGGTCGGCACCGCCGATCAGGTGCGGGCCATCGTGGCCGAGGAGCTTGCGAAGCGCGGCATGGACATCGACTTCGACGTGGTCTCCAACCCCGAGTTCCTCAAGGAAGGCGACGCCGTCAATGACTTCATGAAGCCCGACCGCGTGGTGCTCGGTACGGACAACGCCGAGTCCGCCGAGGTGATGCGCTCCCTGTACGCGCCCTTCGCGCGTAGCCGCGAGAAGCTCATCGTCATGGGCGTGCGCAGCGCGGAGATGACCAAGTACGCCGCCAACTGCATGCTGGCCACCAAGATTTCCTTCATCAACGAAATTTCCAACATCTGCGAGAAGGTCGGCGCGGACGTGCGTGACGTGCGCCTCGGCATCGGTTCCGATCACCGCATCGGCTACCACTTCATCTACCCCGGCGTCGGCTACGGCGGCTCCTGCTTCCCCAAGGACGTGAAGGCGCTCATCACCACCGCCCTCGAAAGCGGCCACACCCCGAGTCTGCTTCAGTCCGTGGACGCGGTGAACGACGCCCAGAAGTTCACCGTGGCCCGCAAGATCGAGAACTACTTCGCCGATCAGGGTGGCGTGGAAGGCAAGACGCTGGCCCTGTGGGGTCTGGCCTTCAAGGCCAACACCGACGACATTCGCGAAGCCCCCTCGCTGGTGACCATCCGTCACCTGACCGAGCGCGGCATGCGCGTGAAGGCCTTCGACCCGGTCGCCGGTCCCAACACCCGCAAGGCTCTTGAGGGCAACGACCTTGTGGAGATCGTCGACGAGCAGTATGCCGCCCTTGAAGGCGCCAACGCGCTTGCCGTGGTCACCGAGTGGAACCAGTTCCGCAAGCCCGATTTCGACCGCATCAAGGCCACGTTGAGCGCGCCCATCGTTTTCGACGGACGCAATCTGTACTCCCCCGAGGAGATGGCGGCCTCCGGCTTCGCCTACTTCAGCGTGGGGCGGCAGGCGAAGAAGGCCTGA
- a CDS encoding aspartate kinase encodes MGIIVQKFGGTSVANLDCMRKVQSKVEQALADGHKVVVVLSAMSGETNRLLALAREWSSTPDAAEMDSLVSTGEQVSVSLFTMLLKDAGIHARSLLGFQAEITTDKKYGRARILNINSDKLKALLEDHDVLVIAGFQGCDEDRRITTLGRGGSDTSAVALAVAVGADFCEIYTDVDGVYTTDPNIESRARKIPKISYDEMLEMASMGAKVLQIRSVEFAKKYNMTVHVRSTFSDCPGTIVTQEDQSMEAVLVSGIAYDKDQARVTLLDVYDRPGVASSLFTPLADSGIVVDMIIQNTSRDGHKTDMTFTVPRADLDLTMKIINDIKDTLGANEVLYDEQVSKVSVIGVGMRSHSGVASRMFRALKDEGINILMISTSEIKVTCLIEEKYTELAVRTLHEAFELEKDRMKC; translated from the coding sequence ATGGGCATCATTGTTCAGAAGTTCGGCGGCACGTCCGTCGCCAATCTCGACTGCATGCGCAAAGTGCAGAGCAAGGTCGAGCAAGCCCTCGCCGATGGACACAAGGTCGTCGTTGTGCTCTCTGCCATGTCCGGAGAGACCAACCGCCTCCTTGCTCTGGCAAGGGAATGGTCCTCGACCCCCGACGCCGCCGAGATGGACTCCCTCGTTTCCACGGGCGAGCAGGTCTCGGTTTCCCTTTTCACCATGCTGCTGAAGGACGCGGGCATCCACGCCCGATCCCTTCTGGGCTTCCAGGCCGAAATCACCACCGACAAGAAATACGGCCGCGCACGCATCCTGAACATCAACAGCGACAAGCTGAAGGCCTTGCTTGAGGACCATGACGTCCTCGTCATCGCGGGCTTTCAGGGCTGCGATGAGGACAGGCGCATCACCACGCTGGGACGCGGCGGTTCCGACACCTCCGCGGTGGCGCTGGCCGTCGCCGTTGGTGCCGACTTCTGCGAAATCTATACGGATGTCGATGGCGTCTACACCACGGACCCCAACATCGAGTCCCGCGCCCGCAAGATCCCCAAGATCAGCTACGACGAGATGCTCGAAATGGCATCCATGGGCGCCAAGGTGCTCCAGATCAGGTCCGTTGAATTCGCAAAGAAATACAATATGACCGTGCACGTGCGCTCCACATTCTCCGACTGTCCCGGCACGATCGTAACCCAGGAGGATCAAAGCATGGAAGCCGTTCTGGTTTCTGGCATCGCATATGATAAGGATCAGGCCCGCGTGACGCTGCTCGACGTCTATGACCGCCCCGGCGTGGCCTCCTCGCTGTTCACCCCCCTTGCCGACTCGGGCATCGTCGTGGACATGATCATCCAGAATACCAGCCGCGACGGTCACAAGACCGACATGACCTTCACCGTGCCCCGTGCCGACCTTGACCTCACGATGAAAATCATCAATGACATCAAGGATACCCTTGGTGCGAACGAGGTGCTCTACGACGAGCAGGTCTCCAAGGTCTCGGTCATCGGCGTGGGCATGCGCAGCCACTCCGGCGTCGCTTCCCGGATGTTCCGTGCCCTGAAGGACGAGGGCATCAACATCCTCATGATCTCCACCTCCGAGATCAAGGTCACCTGCCTCATCGAGGAGAAATACACCGAGTTGGCCGTGCGCACCCTGCACGAAGCTTTCGAACTGGAGAAAGACAGGATGAAGTGTTGA
- a CDS encoding pyridoxine 5'-phosphate synthase has protein sequence MPSLAVNVDHIATLRQARLGKEPDPVTAAHLAELAGAECIICHLREDRRHIQDRDVDLLRATIKTTLSLEMAATPEMQSICLRVRPDMTCLVPEKREELTTEGGLDVASRVEELRAFLKPIHEAGIRSSLFIDADPEQIEAAATIGTEFIEIHTGHYSDADTPASAKAELEKILAGIRHAQNLGLKVNLGHGLDYVNIRPFAKVPGINEYSIGHSIITRAAYVGISQAVREMCELVHSFVD, from the coding sequence ATGCCTTCACTTGCAGTCAATGTCGATCATATCGCCACGCTCAGGCAGGCACGTCTGGGCAAGGAACCCGATCCCGTCACCGCCGCGCATCTGGCCGAACTGGCCGGTGCCGAATGCATAATCTGCCATCTGCGTGAAGATCGCCGCCACATTCAGGATCGCGACGTCGACCTGCTGCGGGCCACCATCAAGACGACGCTGAGCCTCGAAATGGCCGCCACCCCGGAGATGCAGAGCATCTGCCTGCGCGTGCGCCCCGACATGACCTGCCTCGTTCCCGAAAAGCGCGAAGAGCTGACCACGGAGGGCGGTCTGGACGTGGCCTCCCGCGTGGAGGAACTGCGCGCCTTCCTGAAGCCCATCCACGAGGCGGGCATCCGCTCCAGCCTGTTCATCGACGCGGATCCCGAGCAGATCGAGGCCGCGGCCACCATCGGCACCGAATTCATCGAAATCCACACCGGCCACTACTCCGACGCGGACACTCCCGCTTCGGCCAAGGCCGAGCTGGAAAAGATCCTCGCCGGAATCCGCCACGCGCAGAACCTCGGCCTGAAAGTGAACCTCGGCCACGGGCTGGACTACGTGAACATCCGCCCCTTCGCAAAGGTTCCCGGCATCAACGAATACTCCATCGGCCACAGCATCATCACCCGCGCGGCCTATGTGGGCATTTCGCAGGCCGTGCGCGAGATGTGCGAACTCGTGCACTCGTTTGTGGACTAG
- the cimA gene encoding citramalate synthase encodes MKQISIYDTTLRDGTQAEEISLSTADKIRIAGKLDALGVDYIEGGWPGSNETDRSFFQEIRQYDLSHSRIAAFGSTCNPKGRAADDANLRALVEAEPDAVTLFGKTWDLHVTEALRVSLERNLDIISDSISHMCAHAPEVFFDAEHFFDGYRKNPDYALACLRHAHEAGAKVLVLCDTNGGSLPFEVREIVQTVRAALPEAQLGIHTHNDSETAVANAVEAVFAGAVQVQGTINGFGERCGNANLCSIIPNLELKSGGRFRCLPEGRLKLLTSTSQFVSELCNLRPFMRQPYVGKSAFAHKGGVHVSAVLRNPETYEHVRPELVGNEQRVLLSDLSGRSNILFMAKKYGYALDKNDSAVLDLLDEVKTRESQGYEYSTAEASFELMFFKAMGWSKRYFHLINFNVVDSMREGFTEPYAEATVMLKVGGMVEHTAATGQGQVNALDVALRKALTPFYPTLGEMRLEDFKVRVLHGVMRDSGGTASVVRVLIESADATDRWTTVGVHYDVIHASWQALVDSINYKLFKDDPKKFPVGGKHFPQSEPK; translated from the coding sequence ATGAAACAAATCTCCATCTACGACACCACGCTAAGAGACGGGACCCAGGCCGAGGAAATCAGCCTCTCCACCGCAGACAAGATCCGCATCGCCGGAAAGCTCGACGCGCTGGGCGTAGATTACATCGAAGGCGGTTGGCCCGGTTCCAACGAAACGGACCGCTCCTTCTTTCAGGAGATCAGGCAATACGACCTTTCGCATTCGCGGATCGCGGCCTTTGGAAGCACATGCAATCCCAAAGGCCGCGCCGCGGATGATGCGAACCTCCGCGCCCTCGTCGAGGCCGAACCGGACGCCGTCACCCTCTTCGGCAAGACGTGGGATCTGCACGTCACCGAGGCCTTGCGCGTCAGTCTGGAGCGCAACCTCGACATCATCTCCGATTCCATCTCCCACATGTGCGCCCACGCGCCCGAGGTCTTCTTCGACGCCGAACACTTCTTCGATGGCTACCGAAAGAACCCGGACTACGCGCTTGCCTGCCTGCGCCACGCCCACGAGGCCGGGGCGAAGGTCCTTGTGCTGTGCGACACCAACGGCGGCTCGCTGCCCTTCGAGGTCCGCGAGATCGTGCAGACGGTGCGCGCGGCGCTGCCCGAGGCACAGCTCGGCATCCACACGCACAACGACTCCGAAACCGCCGTGGCCAACGCCGTGGAAGCGGTCTTCGCAGGCGCGGTGCAGGTGCAGGGCACCATCAACGGCTTCGGCGAACGCTGCGGCAACGCCAACCTCTGCTCCATCATCCCCAATCTGGAGCTGAAAAGCGGGGGGCGCTTCCGCTGCCTGCCCGAGGGCAGACTCAAGCTGCTCACGTCCACCAGCCAATTCGTCTCGGAACTCTGCAACCTGCGGCCCTTCATGCGCCAGCCCTACGTGGGCAAATCCGCCTTCGCGCATAAGGGCGGCGTGCACGTCAGCGCCGTGCTGCGCAATCCCGAGACCTACGAGCACGTCCGACCGGAACTCGTCGGCAACGAGCAGCGCGTGCTGCTTTCTGACCTCTCCGGCCGCAGCAACATCCTGTTCATGGCCAAGAAGTACGGCTATGCGCTGGATAAGAACGACTCCGCCGTCCTCGACCTGCTCGACGAGGTCAAAACGCGCGAAAGTCAGGGCTACGAATACTCCACGGCCGAGGCCTCTTTCGAACTCATGTTTTTCAAGGCCATGGGCTGGTCCAAGCGCTATTTCCACCTCATCAACTTCAACGTGGTCGATTCCATGCGCGAAGGCTTCACCGAGCCATACGCCGAGGCCACAGTCATGCTGAAGGTCGGTGGAATGGTGGAGCACACGGCGGCCACGGGTCAGGGCCAGGTCAACGCTCTCGACGTCGCCCTGCGCAAGGCGCTCACGCCGTTCTACCCCACCCTTGGTGAGATGCGACTGGAAGACTTCAAGGTCCGCGTGCTGCACGGCGTCATGCGCGACTCCGGCGGCACGGCCTCCGTCGTGCGCGTTCTCATCGAATCCGCCGACGCCACGGACCGCTGGACCACCGTTGGCGTGCATTACGACGTCATCCACGCCAGTTGGCAGGCCCTCGTGGACTCCATCAACTACAAGCTCTTCAAGGACGATCCCAAGAAATTCCCCGTGGGGGGCAAGCACTTTCCGCAGTCGGAGCCGAAATGA
- a CDS encoding NAD(P)H-hydrate dehydratase has product MEMYHSVPLPTPEEMATWDHATIEDFGLRQEVLMENAGLGAFGVLEETIGSVDGLTALVVAGPGNNGGDAFCVARHLANAGAQVLVLHTARKKEYRGAAAANLRLAQKMDILLEYLAPGHSILELTHEYGEPDIVVDGLFGTGLSGALRDYAQEWIEELNAFSGSAFVLALDIPSGLSGLTGEPCPVAIMADTTVTFEAAKLGLAMPGAAEYTGDVHVCGIGIPEFIKHSTPATSAMLTDGVLELLPSPHPEMHKGTAGHVLVLGGSTGLTGAPHLAALGALRAGAGMVTVGCPAGLAHEVKACNPDIMTLPLGSGTNWNEGMAQDLAPHMERYTAVLVGPGMGRDERVLEFLTALAGLDLPPVVLDADALFWLAKKPELAKLFQCAKIVTPHPGEAARLLGKTGEDIQSVRLASAQALAAAVDGTAVLKGAGTVIALPDSRAFVSPFAVSNLAVAGSGDVLAGLIASLLARGLEPEDAACLGVYWHGLAGDLLSADFPARGNTASEIAHALPRALKETVDA; this is encoded by the coding sequence ATGGAAATGTACCATTCCGTTCCGCTGCCCACGCCCGAGGAAATGGCGACGTGGGACCACGCCACCATCGAGGATTTCGGCCTCCGTCAGGAAGTGCTCATGGAAAACGCCGGTCTCGGCGCGTTCGGCGTGCTTGAGGAAACCATCGGCTCCGTGGACGGGCTTACGGCCCTCGTCGTGGCCGGTCCCGGCAACAACGGCGGCGACGCCTTCTGCGTGGCACGCCACCTCGCCAACGCAGGCGCGCAGGTGCTGGTGCTCCACACCGCCCGCAAGAAGGAATACCGTGGCGCGGCCGCTGCCAACCTGCGCCTTGCCCAAAAGATGGACATCCTGCTCGAATACCTCGCACCGGGGCATTCCATCCTCGAACTGACCCACGAATACGGCGAGCCGGACATCGTGGTGGACGGTCTGTTCGGCACCGGCCTTTCCGGCGCACTGCGCGACTACGCGCAGGAATGGATCGAGGAGCTGAACGCCTTCAGCGGCTCGGCCTTCGTCCTCGCGCTGGACATTCCCTCCGGCCTGTCCGGCCTGACCGGCGAACCCTGCCCCGTGGCCATCATGGCCGATACCACAGTGACCTTCGAGGCGGCCAAGCTCGGCCTCGCCATGCCCGGCGCGGCGGAATACACCGGAGACGTGCACGTCTGCGGCATCGGCATTCCCGAATTCATCAAGCACTCCACCCCGGCCACCTCGGCCATGCTCACCGACGGCGTGCTGGAGCTGCTGCCCTCGCCGCATCCGGAGATGCACAAGGGCACCGCTGGGCACGTGCTCGTCCTTGGCGGCTCCACGGGCCTGACCGGTGCGCCGCATCTGGCCGCCCTTGGCGCGCTGCGCGCCGGTGCGGGCATGGTCACAGTGGGCTGCCCGGCAGGACTCGCCCACGAGGTCAAGGCCTGCAACCCGGACATCATGACCCTGCCCCTCGGCAGCGGCACGAACTGGAACGAGGGCATGGCGCAGGATCTGGCCCCGCACATGGAGCGCTACACCGCAGTGCTCGTCGGCCCCGGCATGGGACGCGACGAAAGAGTTCTCGAATTTCTCACCGCACTGGCGGGCCTGGATCTGCCCCCCGTCGTCCTCGACGCGGACGCCCTGTTCTGGCTGGCCAAAAAGCCCGAGCTTGCCAAGCTCTTCCAGTGCGCGAAGATCGTCACTCCCCATCCCGGCGAGGCCGCACGCCTGCTCGGGAAGACCGGGGAGGACATCCAGTCTGTCCGTCTCGCCTCGGCACAGGCGCTGGCCGCCGCAGTGGACGGCACCGCCGTACTGAAGGGCGCGGGCACGGTCATCGCCCTGCCGGACAGCAGGGCCTTCGTCTCTCCCTTTGCAGTATCCAATCTGGCCGTTGCCGGTTCCGGCGACGTGCTGGCGGGACTGATCGCCAGCCTGCTCGCCCGCGGACTCGAACCCGAGGACGCGGCCTGTCTTGGCGTTTACTGGCATGGTCTCGCCGGTGATCTGCTCTCTGCGGACTTCCCCGCGCGGGGCAACACGGCCAGCGAAATCGCACACGCCCTGCCTCGGGCGCTGAAGGAGACTGTCGATGCTTAA
- a CDS encoding holo-[acyl-carrier-protein] synthase yields the protein MIIGLGLDVVELARIEQAVARHGDHFIDRILTPNERSAMPAVATPYLAARFAAKEAAAKALGTGIAKGVGFQTIEIRRLPSGQPQLELLGAARELAESLGVNTTHISLTHGRDIASAVVVLEKN from the coding sequence ATGATCATCGGCCTCGGCCTCGACGTCGTTGAACTCGCCCGCATAGAGCAGGCCGTCGCCCGGCATGGCGATCATTTCATCGACCGCATACTCACGCCGAACGAACGCAGCGCCATGCCCGCCGTCGCAACCCCCTACCTCGCCGCCCGCTTCGCCGCCAAGGAAGCGGCAGCCAAGGCGCTTGGCACGGGCATAGCGAAGGGCGTAGGCTTCCAGACCATCGAAATCCGTCGGCTGCCCTCGGGCCAGCCGCAGCTGGAACTGCTTGGGGCCGCTCGCGAACTGGCCGAAAGCCTCGGCGTCAACACCACACATATCAGCCTGACCCACGGTCGCGACATCGCATCGGCCGTGGTCGTCCTGGAGAAGAATTAG
- a CDS encoding CBS domain-containing protein produces MLKAKDIMTPNPITLYPDDDIVSAAQTMLEKRINGIPVLDEGGSVVGILCQSDLVAQQKKLKLPSVFTLLDGMIPFSSTRDFERELQKMTAMTVAQAMTPNPATVSPETPLDEVASLIVERKFHTLPVVENGHLVGIIGKEDILRTLLPKD; encoded by the coding sequence ATGCTTAAGGCCAAGGACATCATGACTCCGAACCCCATCACCCTCTACCCGGACGACGACATCGTTTCCGCCGCGCAGACCATGCTTGAGAAGCGCATCAACGGAATTCCCGTGCTGGACGAGGGCGGCAGCGTGGTGGGCATCCTCTGCCAGAGCGACCTCGTCGCCCAGCAGAAGAAGCTCAAGCTGCCGTCGGTGTTCACCCTGCTGGACGGCATGATTCCCTTTTCCTCCACGCGGGACTTCGAGCGTGAATTGCAGAAGATGACGGCCATGACCGTCGCGCAGGCCATGACCCCCAATCCGGCCACCGTCTCGCCCGAGACGCCGCTGGACGAGGTGGCCTCCCTGATCGTGGAGCGCAAGTTCCACACCCTGCCAGTGGTGGAGAACGGCCATCTGGTCGGCATCATCGGCAAGGAAGACATCCTGCGCACCCTGCTGCCCAAGGACTAG
- the tsaE gene encoding tRNA (adenosine(37)-N6)-threonylcarbamoyltransferase complex ATPase subunit type 1 TsaE: MTEPESFRLELHLDDEAATLALGQRLARAVAEIGVGINILLNGDLGAGKTTLVRGLAAALPGGADARVSSPSFNIMNLYPTTPEAAHFDLYRLEYQEPDESLLEFLQDDDTLVIVEWVQYLDKSFWPDDFLLLEWRPATAGRTIELTATGKNAIKTLRAAF; encoded by the coding sequence GTGACCGAACCGGAATCCTTCCGTCTGGAACTTCACCTTGACGACGAAGCCGCCACGCTCGCGCTGGGCCAACGCCTTGCGCGAGCCGTGGCGGAAATCGGGGTGGGCATCAACATTCTTCTAAACGGCGACCTCGGCGCGGGAAAGACCACTCTGGTGAGAGGGCTGGCCGCCGCGCTGCCCGGCGGGGCGGACGCGCGCGTATCCAGCCCGAGTTTCAACATCATGAATCTCTACCCCACCACGCCGGAGGCCGCCCATTTCGACCTCTATCGTCTGGAATATCAGGAACCGGACGAGTCCCTGCTCGAATTTCTCCAGGACGACGACACCCTCGTCATCGTGGAGTGGGTGCAGTACCTCGACAAGAGCTTCTGGCCCGACGATTTTCTACTGCTCGAATGGCGTCCGGCAACGGCGGGACGCACAATCGAGTTGACTGCAACCGGAAAGAACGCCATTAAAACCCTTCGCGCCGCATTCTAG